A genomic segment from Garra rufa chromosome 5, GarRuf1.0, whole genome shotgun sequence encodes:
- the cfap77 gene encoding cilia- and flagella-associated protein 77, which produces MESPRVGVVRESMLHRPLLIKPALGKTKSRGLSYPGPDFVFGTATIVQDGGVPEAISSWHTHTMSTRNREAERDFIALNREGVKSGLVTAKELHQYRATHDIRRQPLTREGFRRSAPARIPADASFGITNRPSTPISELMEYKYAQRWLEEQQVKDKILQAHQHKKAQLGRIQDTRTTLLRKSRPLPEAPSMWKMPRFQQVGPALDTFRDSEARKKAMSAHHSESASRRGILGQGTYTVD; this is translated from the exons atggaAAGTCCTCGTGTTGGTGTGGTGAGAGAGTCTATGCTGCATCGTCCTCTATTAATTAAG CCAGCACTTGGAAAGACCAAGTCGAGAGGTTTGTCCTATCCAGGCCCTGACTTTGTTTTTGGGACAGCGACCATAGTTCAAGATGGAGGAGTGCCAGAAG CAATCTCCAGCTGGCACACTCACACTATGTCTACCAGAAACAGGGAGGCTGAGAGGGATTTTATCGCCCTAAACCGAGAAGGGGTCAAGTCAGGTTTGGTTACTGCAAAAGAGCTGCACCAGTACCGCGCCACCCACGACATTCGGCGCCAGCCGTTGACCAGAGAGGGGTTTCGCAGGTCTGCTCCAGCTCGCATACCAGCAGATGCTTCATTTGGTATTACAAACAG ACCATCCACCCCAATCTCAGAGCTCATGGAGTATAAGTATGCTCAGAGATGGCTGGAAGAGCAGCAGGTCAAGGACAAAATCCTGCAGGCCCATCAGCATAAGAAG GCTCAGCTTGGACGTATACAGGATACACGAACAACCCTGCTCCGCAAGAGTCGCCCTTTGCCTGAGGCCCCATCCATGTGGAAAATGCCTCGTTTCCAGCAG GTGGGACCAGCTCTGGACACCTTTCGCGATTCTGAAGCCCGGAAGAAAGCCATGAGCGCCCACCATTCAGAGTCTGCAAGCAGAAGAGGAATTCTGGGTCAAGGCACTTATACGGTGGATTAA